The proteins below come from a single Metarhizium brunneum chromosome 1, complete sequence genomic window:
- the ZRT2_0 gene encoding Zinc-regulated transporter 2, with amino-acid sequence MAGELNVRPSSGSKPKTNHVPSPDPQWSAISTKLLLAELQRRKEDGERPACGSKETGWYDTAAHVFALLLILTLSTLACGFPLISRRATTGKRQKTIIFYCQHVGTGVLLATAFVHLLPMAFESLTDPCLPYFFSQGYTPLPGFVAMVSAIMVVGVESYLTARGAGHSHSHAHNYFDSDESDGGGEFQDVPLHDHPGMSAGRTRNHRPRDISLGDDTEAAQGLVAGVSPVPESTPTATIHRRASAENEFNEGDSDLELDMDELDPAPVNHNHNGAYASLTKPGTRTDPSEPTLHPSSPEETRRQLLQCLLLEAGILFHSVFIGMAISVATGPAFVVFLIAISFHQSFEGLALGSRIAAVPFPKNSIRPWLMVLAYGFTTPIGQAIGLIVHKMYDPASMGGLLVVGFMNAISSGLLLYAGLVQLLAEDFLTEKSYRVLKGKKRLQAYLAVVAGSLLMAIVGAFA; translated from the exons ATGGCTGGTGAGCTCAATGTGCGACCATCGTCGGGTTCCAAACCCAAGACTAACCATGTTCCCTCTCCAGATCCGCAATGGTCAGCGATTTCCACAAAGCTGCTACTCGCAGAGCTCCAACGACgcaaagaagacggcgagaGACCAGCTTGCGGTAGCAAGGAAACTGGGTGGTATGATACTGCGGCGCACGTCTTTGCGTTGCTGTTGATCTTGACGCTGAGCACACTAG CTTGCGGATTCCCATTAATATCACGGCGCGCGACAACCGGGAAACGACAGAAGACCATCATCTTCTACTGCCAACATGTCGGGACCGGAGTGCTGCTCGCTACGGCATTTGTGCATCTGCTCCCGATGGCATTCGAATCTCTAACCGATCCGTGCTTGCCCTATTTCTTCAGCCAAGGCTATACGCCACTTCCTGGCttcgtggccatggtgtctgCTATCATGGTTGTCGGCGTCGAATCCTACTTGACCGCTCGCGGTGCCGGCCATTCGCATTCACACGCGCACAACTATTTTGATAGCGACGAAAGCGACGGCGGAGGCGAGTTTCAAGATGTACCGCTTCATGATCACCCGGGCATGTCTGCGGGCCGGACGAGAAATCACAGACCGCGGGATATCTCCTTGGGTGACGACACGGAGGCTGCGCAGGGCCTTGTGGCCGGGGTGTCGCCAGTGCCCGAATCCACGCCTACCGCAACCATACACCGACGCGCATCCGCAGAAAACGAGTTCAATGAAGGCGATTCCGACTTGGAACTCGACATGGATGAACTGGACCCTGCTCCCGTCAATCACAATCACAATGGTGCATATGCCTCGTTAACAAAGCCTGGGACTCGGACGGACCCCTCGGAACCGACTCTACATCCGTCGTCACCGGAAGAGACGAGACGACAACTTCTGCAGTGCCTTCTACTTGAAGCTGGTATTCTATTTCACAGCGTTTTTATTGGAATGGCGATTTCTGTAGCCACGGGACCAGCATTTGTCGTCTTCTTAATCGCCATCAGCTTCCACCAGTCTTTTGAGGGTCTTGCTCTAGGCAGCCGCATTGCCGCGGTACCATTTCCCAAGAATTCAATCCGGCCGTGGCTCATGGTCTTAGCTTATGGCTTCACAACTCCCATTGGTCAGGCGATTGGTCTGATTGTCCACAAGATGTATGACCCTGCGTCCATGGGCGGCCTTTTGGTGGTGGGATTTATGAATGCTATCTCGTCGGGGCTCCTGTTATATGCGGGCCTGGTACAGCTCCTGGCAGAAGATTTCTTGACAGAGAAGAGCTATCGCGTTCTGAAGGGCAAGAAGCGTCTTCAGGCGTATCTAGCTGTGGTTGCCGGTTCTCTGCTGATGGCCATTGTGGGTGCATTTGCATAG
- the pho-5_0 gene encoding Repressible high-affinity phosphate permease produces MSRNGPSVVAKTSGGNSAYHNFHNDFLHVSDLNERRRLALAEVDKAPFGWYHVRACVVAGVGFFTDSYDIFTASLLTTMLGIVYYPGVGAMPTSSDNAIKLATSAGTVVGQLGFGMLADLVGRKKMYGLELIVIIFATIGQALTSGSPACDIIGLIIFWRVIMGIGIGGDYPLSSIITSEFATTKWRGAMMAAVFAMQGLGQLCAAFVMLFVTLGFKGSLEGAKDKQHCTGDCQVAVDKMWRTLIGFGAVPACIALYFRLTIPETPRYTFDVARDVEKAGDDVKAYMTGKHEGEPDEVTRATMAQQAKDNLEVPKASWGDFSRHYAKPKNFLLLLGTAGSWFCLDVAFYGLSLNNAQILQTIGFATSGKSVANVYQFLYNTAIGNLIIVLAGAVPGYWVSVATIDTLGRKTIQLGGFIILTILFVVMGFAYNHISSNGLLAIYVLAQFFFNFGPNTTTFIVPGEVFPTRYRSTSHGISAASGKVGSIIGQGAISTLKTHNGQNWMDHVLEIYALFMLIGCFTTLLIPETARKTLEELCGEDDYAVTHADRGSNGTHDLNGEEPVKTS; encoded by the exons ATGTCTAGAAACGGGCCATCAGTTGTCGCCAAGACGTCTGGAGGTAACAGTGCCTACCACAACTTCCACAATGACTTTTTACACGTCTCCGATCTCAACgagcgtcgtcgtctcgccctcgccgaggTCGACAAGGCCCCTTTCGGCTGGTACCATGTCCGTGCTTGTGTTGTCGCcggtgttggtttcttcacCGATTCCTACGACATCTTCACGGCCTCTCTCTTGACCACCATGTTGGGAATAGTCTACTACCCTGGCGTCGGAGCTATGCCTACCAGCTCTGATAACGCCATCAAGCTGGCTACCTCTGCCGGAACTGTTGTTGGCCAGCTTGGTTTCGGTATGTTGGCCGACTTGGTCGGTCGTAAGAAGATGTATGGTCTCGAACTTATCGTCATTATCTTTGCTACAATCGGCCAGGCTCTGACCTCTGGTTCTCCCGCTTGTGACATCATTGGTCTCATCATTTTCTGGCGCGTGATCatgggcattggcattggtgGTGATTACCCTCTGTCCTCCATTATCACTTCCGA ATTCGCTACCACCAAGTGGAGaggcgccatgatggctgctgTGTTTGCCATGCAGggtcttggccagctttgCGCTGCCTTTGTCATGCTTTTCGTTACCCTCGGTTTCAAGGGTTCTCTTGAGGGCGCCAAAGACAAGCAGCATTGCACTGGCGACTGTCAGGTTGCTGTTGACAAGATGTGGCGTACTCTGATCGGCTTTGGTGCTGTTCCTGCTTGCATTGCCCTTTACT TCCGTCTCACCATCCCAGAAACCCCTCGTTATACCTTCGATGTTGCTCGCGATGTCGAAAAGGCCGGCGACGATGTCAAGGCTTACATGACCGGAAAGCATGAAGGCGAGCCTGACGAGGTCACCCGCGCCACCATGGCtcagcaggccaaggacaaccTCGAGGTCCCCAAGGCCAGCTGGGGTGACTTTTCTCGCCACTatgccaagcccaagaaCTTTCTTCTCCTGCTCGGGACTGCTGGTTCCTGGTTCTGCCTCGATGTCGCTTTCTACGGTCTCTCGTTGAACAACGCTCAGATTCTCCAGACCATTGGTTTCGCCACCAGCGGCAAGTCCGTCGCCAACGTGTACCAGTTCCTGTACAATACCGCTATTGGTAACTTGATTATTGTTTTGGCTGGTGCTGTGCCAGGGTACTGGGTCTCTGTCGCCACCATCGACACCCTTGGCCGCAAAACTATCCAGCTTGGtggcttcatcatcctcaccATTCTGTTCGTCGTCATGGGTTTTGCTTACAACCACATCTCTTCCAACGGCTTGTTGGCTATTTATGTCCTTGCTCAGttcttcttcaactttg GCCCCAACACCACGACCTTCATTGTTCCCGGCGAAGTATTCCCAACCCGATACCGTTCTACTTCCCACGGTATATCTGCCGCCTCTGGCAAGGTTGGTTCCATCATTGGCCAGGGTGCCATTTCTACTCTGAAGACGCACAATGGCCAAAATTGGATGGACCACGTCTTGGAGATTTACGCTCTCTTCATGTTGATCGGTTGCTTCACGACACTGCTCATTCCTGAAACTGCTCGCAAGACACTCGAGGAGCTctgcggcgaggacgacTACGCTGTCACCCACGCCGACCGTGGCTCCAATGGTACCCACGACCTCAACGGGGAGGAGCCCGTCAAGACCTCCTAA